In Deltaproteobacteria bacterium, a genomic segment contains:
- a CDS encoding acyl-CoA dehydrogenase: MIDFTLSERDQRVLDYVRSESLVARKYARHYDENEQEFPPDALPEANDFPGVFSLMGKQGPGDTGPVSLGLLIAAAQTWGDYSVRMRRGGGGGLGNAALSASGTAEQKQRWGGMLLAMAITEPGCGSDPSLVQTSAVLDEKTNEWVLNGEKIFVTTGCRAEGAVVWATLDRKAGRAGIKSFLVPKTAPGFIVAHKEKKLGIRADDTAAYVFKDCRIPRDHLLGGREEIPKGESGGFRDVMKTFNMTRPATAAFGLGIARAALDFTREQLEAAGADLAYGAGLHGKSAAADRFHRLEALHEAAMLTVLHASWMSENG; this comes from the coding sequence ATGATCGACTTCACGCTCAGCGAACGCGACCAACGCGTGCTCGACTACGTGCGCTCGGAATCGCTCGTCGCGCGCAAGTACGCGCGGCACTACGACGAGAACGAGCAAGAGTTTCCGCCCGACGCGCTGCCCGAGGCGAACGACTTCCCCGGCGTGTTCTCGCTGATGGGGAAGCAGGGCCCCGGCGACACGGGTCCCGTCTCGCTCGGCTTGCTGATTGCGGCCGCGCAAACCTGGGGCGACTACTCCGTGCGCATGCGCCGCGGCGGTGGCGGCGGCCTCGGCAACGCCGCGCTCTCGGCGAGCGGAACCGCGGAGCAGAAGCAGCGCTGGGGCGGGATGCTGCTCGCGATGGCGATCACCGAGCCCGGCTGCGGCTCGGACCCTTCGCTCGTGCAGACCAGCGCCGTGCTCGACGAGAAGACGAACGAGTGGGTGCTGAACGGCGAGAAGATCTTCGTGACGACGGGCTGCCGCGCGGAAGGCGCCGTGGTGTGGGCCACGCTCGACCGCAAGGCGGGCCGCGCGGGCATCAAGTCGTTCCTCGTGCCGAAGACGGCGCCGGGCTTCATCGTGGCGCACAAGGAGAAGAAGCTCGGCATCCGCGCCGACGACACCGCGGCCTACGTGTTCAAGGACTGCCGCATCCCGCGCGACCACTTGTTAGGCGGTCGTGAGGAGATTCCGAAGGGCGAGAGCGGCGGCTTCCGCGACGTGATGAAGACCTTCAACATGACGCGACCCGCGACGGCGGCCTTCGGCCTCGGCATCGCGCGCGCAGCGCTCGACTTCACGCGCGAGCAGCTCGAAGCCGCGGGCGCCGACCTCGCGTACGGCGCGGGCCTTCACGGCAAGAGCGCGGCGGCGGATCGCTTCCACCGGCTCGAGGCGCTGCACGAGGCCGCGATGCTCACGGTGCTGCACGCGTCGTGGATGTCGGAGAACGGC
- a CDS encoding acyl-CoA dehydrogenase family protein, with protein sequence MISFGPTEEQELVRNTLRDFAAQVLRPAARAADEASELPAGFLDQVWELGLTATQLPSAVGGGGEARAPITNALILEELAHGDAALAVAAAAPSAFAFAIADHGTADQKQRLLPRFCGPKFAAGAVAWIEPSPVFDPLALATVAEQKGDKFVLSGKKRFVVMGDRAEELLVVARNTSAAKSGFTALEAFIVPRTAAGVAIGEREKLLGMKALPAVSLTLDKVELPAASRLGGERGCDARRLLASGRAASAALLTGLSRAVMEYAIPYAKDRHAFGEAIAQKQAIAFTLADMRIETDAMRFLGWKAASALERGVDATREAAQAFAYDAEKAVKIADEGVQVLGGHGFIREHPVEMWYRHARTLSVLDTVAAL encoded by the coding sequence ATGATCTCGTTCGGACCGACGGAAGAGCAGGAGCTCGTCCGAAACACGTTGAGAGATTTCGCCGCGCAGGTGCTGCGCCCGGCGGCGCGCGCTGCGGACGAAGCGAGCGAGCTGCCCGCGGGCTTCCTCGATCAGGTGTGGGAGCTCGGGCTCACCGCGACGCAGCTGCCGAGCGCAGTCGGGGGCGGCGGCGAGGCGCGCGCGCCGATCACCAACGCGCTGATCCTCGAAGAGCTCGCGCACGGCGACGCCGCGCTCGCGGTGGCTGCTGCGGCGCCGAGCGCGTTCGCCTTCGCGATCGCCGATCACGGCACCGCAGACCAGAAGCAGCGTCTGCTGCCGCGCTTCTGCGGACCGAAGTTCGCCGCGGGCGCGGTCGCGTGGATCGAGCCGTCGCCGGTGTTCGACCCGCTCGCGCTCGCGACGGTCGCCGAGCAGAAGGGCGACAAGTTCGTGCTCTCGGGCAAGAAGCGCTTCGTCGTGATGGGAGACCGCGCGGAGGAGTTGCTCGTCGTCGCGCGCAACACCAGCGCAGCGAAGTCCGGCTTCACCGCGCTCGAGGCGTTCATCGTGCCGCGCACGGCGGCAGGCGTCGCGATCGGCGAGCGCGAGAAGCTGCTCGGGATGAAGGCGCTGCCGGCGGTGTCGCTCACGCTCGACAAGGTCGAGCTCCCCGCCGCTTCTCGCCTCGGTGGCGAGCGCGGCTGCGACGCGCGCCGCCTGCTCGCGAGCGGGCGCGCGGCGAGCGCGGCGCTGCTCACCGGCCTCTCGCGCGCGGTGATGGAGTACGCGATCCCGTACGCGAAGGACCGCCACGCCTTCGGCGAGGCGATCGCGCAGAAGCAGGCGATCGCGTTCACGCTCGCCGACATGCGCATCGAGACGGACGCGATGCGTTTCCTCGGCTGGAAGGCGGCGAGCGCGCTCGAGCGCGGCGTCGACGCGACGCGCGAGGCGGCGCAGGCGTTCGCCTACGACGCGGAGAAGGCGGTGAAGATCGCCGACGAGGGCGTACAGGTGCTCGGCGGCCACGGCTTCATCCGCGAGCACCCCGTCGAGATGTGGTACCGGCACGCGCGCACGCTGTCGGTGCTCGACACGGTGGCCGCGCTCTAG
- a CDS encoding transcriptional regulator produces MIVRHLLLAPCGFQELRRRTGIAPRVLSARLRQLQEDGLVAREDGERDVYSATDSAHDLAPVISALSRWYVLHATSDLELDLERFNEMSAQSIMEALPFLLREERAAGVTLVFEVRLTGDGGGVWTVAIEDGACRVTQGFAPSADVQYTADARVWCAVALGFLDPRDARKRGLLVKQGGRDALDHFFHQIARPTASS; encoded by the coding sequence GTGATCGTGCGCCACCTCTTGCTCGCGCCGTGCGGCTTTCAGGAGCTGCGTCGCCGCACCGGCATCGCGCCGCGCGTGCTCTCCGCACGGCTGCGTCAGCTGCAGGAAGACGGCCTCGTCGCGCGCGAAGACGGCGAGCGCGACGTCTACTCCGCGACCGACAGCGCGCACGACCTCGCGCCGGTGATCTCCGCGCTCTCGCGCTGGTACGTGCTGCACGCGACGAGCGACCTCGAGCTCGATCTCGAACGCTTCAACGAGATGTCGGCGCAGTCGATCATGGAGGCCCTGCCGTTCTTGCTGCGGGAAGAACGCGCGGCCGGCGTGACGCTCGTGTTCGAGGTGCGCCTCACCGGCGATGGCGGCGGCGTGTGGACCGTCGCGATCGAAGACGGCGCCTGCCGCGTGACGCAGGGCTTCGCGCCAAGCGCGGACGTGCAGTACACGGCCGACGCGCGCGTGTGGTGCGCGGTCGCGCTCGGCTTTCTCGATCCGCGCGACGCCCGCAAGCGGGGGCTGCTCGTGAAGCAGGGCGGCCGCGATGCGCTCGACCATTTCTTTCACCAGATCGCGAGGCCCACCGCCTCGAGCTGA
- a CDS encoding TonB-dependent receptor translates to MRKLQRELAKRKRNLAAFGSFAAAMAFAAPSKAQEEAAAPAATEPAAGEGYLEEIIVTSQKRSENVQDVPISITALGTQELEDMRVDDFDDYAKLLPSLSFTTSGPGFSRVFFRGVSSGDNGNHSGSQPTVGQYLDEQPITTIQGALDVHVYDIERVEALAGPQGTLYGASSQSGTIRIITNKPDPGEFAASYGIEGNLTGDEPGYVAEGMVNVPIGEKAAIRLVGWAKHEGGYIDNVFGTRTYPTAGYTIDNDSFVEKDYNDVDTYGGRVALRVDLNDSWTVTPTIIGQLTKGNGGFNYAPSVGKRETVRFRPENGRDGWMQAAMTVEGSIANLDVTYAGAFLLRNDDTNVDYSDYSYFYDLVGYYLYDSSGTFLIDPTQYTKGKDRYRRHSHEIRIATPQDNRLRFIGGFFFQRQQHRIEQRYVVDDLDLTDYEVTGWDDTIWLTEQKRVDRDYALFGEGSFDVVPDRLIFTGGIRLFRYQNSLKGYFGFADDYSGSGRSGETLCSFQNGDPRFDTSSWVPFKSIGTAPCTNLDQVVKKNDYTPKVNLTYRIDDDKIVYATWSKGFRPGGVNRNGQFPPYKPDFLTNYEGGVKTSWFDNRVRVNAAFFWQKWKDFQFSYLGPNGLTILTNAGGARIWGVEADFDWAVNDALLLSGGVTILDAELTQHFCKDITAVAPLPTNCSGVDFAARGTTLPIVPDYKLNLTARYNFDLGRFGAYAQASGVFQGSTRSALIPAEQTVLGGRNRDYELFDLSLGIEDENWHAEIYLENVADKSVDYNRSTQCDFKTCTQEYITTNTPRTVGIKFGQKF, encoded by the coding sequence ATGCGAAAACTCCAGCGCGAGCTTGCCAAGCGGAAGCGCAACCTCGCGGCGTTCGGGTCCTTCGCCGCCGCGATGGCGTTCGCGGCGCCGTCGAAGGCGCAAGAAGAAGCGGCGGCGCCCGCCGCGACCGAGCCGGCTGCCGGCGAGGGCTACCTCGAAGAGATCATCGTGACCTCGCAGAAGCGCAGCGAGAACGTGCAGGACGTGCCGATCTCGATCACGGCGCTCGGCACGCAGGAACTCGAGGACATGCGCGTCGACGACTTCGACGACTACGCGAAGCTGCTGCCCAGCCTGTCTTTCACGACGAGCGGGCCGGGCTTCTCGCGCGTCTTCTTCCGCGGCGTGTCGAGCGGCGACAACGGGAATCACTCGGGCTCGCAGCCGACCGTCGGCCAATACCTCGATGAACAGCCGATCACCACGATCCAGGGCGCCCTAGACGTTCACGTTTACGACATCGAGCGCGTCGAGGCGCTCGCGGGACCGCAGGGCACGCTCTACGGCGCGAGCTCGCAGTCGGGCACGATTCGCATCATCACGAACAAACCTGATCCGGGTGAGTTCGCGGCCTCGTACGGGATCGAGGGCAACCTGACCGGCGACGAGCCGGGCTACGTGGCCGAGGGCATGGTGAACGTGCCGATCGGCGAGAAGGCGGCGATCCGGCTCGTCGGCTGGGCGAAGCACGAAGGCGGCTACATCGACAACGTGTTCGGAACGCGCACCTATCCGACGGCCGGATACACGATCGACAACGACTCGTTCGTCGAGAAGGACTACAACGACGTCGACACGTATGGCGGCCGCGTCGCGCTGCGCGTCGACCTCAACGACAGCTGGACGGTGACGCCCACCATCATCGGCCAGCTGACCAAGGGCAACGGCGGCTTCAACTACGCCCCGAGCGTCGGCAAGCGAGAGACTGTCCGCTTCCGGCCGGAAAACGGCCGCGACGGTTGGATGCAGGCGGCGATGACGGTCGAGGGGTCGATCGCCAATCTCGATGTCACGTACGCGGGCGCGTTCCTGCTACGCAACGACGACACCAACGTGGACTACTCGGATTACTCGTACTTTTACGATCTGGTCGGCTACTACCTCTACGACTCGAGCGGAACGTTCCTGATCGATCCAACCCAGTACACCAAGGGCAAGGACCGCTACCGCCGCCACAGCCACGAAATCCGCATCGCGACGCCGCAGGACAACCGCCTGCGCTTCATCGGCGGCTTCTTCTTCCAGCGCCAGCAGCACCGCATCGAGCAGCGCTACGTGGTCGATGATCTCGACTTGACCGACTACGAGGTCACGGGCTGGGATGACACTATCTGGCTCACCGAGCAGAAGCGTGTCGACCGGGACTACGCGCTGTTCGGCGAAGGCAGCTTCGACGTGGTGCCCGACCGGCTGATCTTCACCGGTGGCATTCGTCTGTTCCGCTATCAGAACTCGCTGAAGGGGTACTTCGGCTTCGCGGACGATTACAGCGGCAGCGGGCGGAGCGGCGAAACGCTGTGCAGCTTCCAGAACGGCGACCCGCGCTTCGACACTTCGAGCTGGGTGCCGTTCAAGAGCATCGGCACCGCGCCGTGCACGAATCTCGACCAGGTGGTCAAGAAGAACGACTACACGCCGAAGGTCAATCTCACCTACCGGATCGACGACGACAAAATCGTCTACGCGACGTGGTCGAAGGGTTTCCGGCCCGGCGGCGTGAACCGCAACGGACAGTTCCCACCCTACAAGCCGGACTTCCTCACCAACTACGAGGGTGGTGTGAAGACGTCGTGGTTCGACAACCGCGTGCGTGTGAATGCCGCGTTCTTCTGGCAGAAGTGGAAGGACTTCCAGTTCTCATATCTCGGCCCAAACGGACTCACGATTCTCACGAACGCGGGCGGCGCGAGGATCTGGGGAGTCGAGGCGGACTTCGACTGGGCGGTGAACGACGCGCTGTTGCTCTCTGGCGGCGTCACGATTCTCGACGCAGAGCTCACCCAGCACTTCTGCAAGGACATCACGGCAGTCGCGCCATTGCCCACCAATTGCTCGGGCGTCGACTTCGCGGCGCGAGGCACGACGCTTCCGATCGTGCCGGACTACAAGCTCAACCTGACCGCGCGGTACAACTTCGACCTCGGTCGCTTCGGCGCATACGCACAGGCGTCCGGCGTTTTCCAGGGATCAACGCGCTCGGCGCTGATCCCCGCGGAGCAGACCGTTCTCGGCGGCCGCAACCGCGACTACGAGCTGTTCGACCTTTCGCTCGGCATCGAAGACGAGAATTGGCACGCCGAGATCTATCTCGAGAACGTGGCCGACAAGAGCGTTGACTACAACCGCTCGACGCAGTGCGACTTCAAGACGTGCACGCAGGAGTACATCACGACCAACACGCCGCGCACGGTCGGCATCAAGTTCGGGCAGAAGTTCTGA
- a CDS encoding sulfotransferase, which translates to MSASPEPHGTLEVALDHARQLMKSDLASAAEQAAEILRVVPQQPQAELILACARRGLGDAKGALEVLGPLTDREPRLAAAHYEHGLALGMAGQGEAAVRALECAVALDPRITDAWRALGDHRSALGDDAGADAAYMKHVQAATRDPRLLEAAAALVENKLPVAEMLLREHLKRRPTDMPAIRMFAEVASRLSRYGDAEKLLTRCLELAPSFTQARMNLAFVLNRAGKPAEALAQVEHLLRSDRRNPAYRNLKAGILARLGEADAAADLYAGVLAEYDGHPKMWMSYGHALKTAGRQQDAIAAYRRAVSIAPDLGEVWFSLANLKTVRFGAEDVAAMEREAARAELGIEDRLHLDFALGKAYEDARQFELAFEHYERGNALRRTLIRYDARETTALVKRSKQFFTLELFDELAGVGCPAPDPIFIVGLPRAGSTLLEQILASHPLVEGTQELPDIIQMARELGGKRSHAGTSKYPEILEDLEPDALRELGERYLRQTRVQRKTDRPFFIDKMPNNWAHVGFIQLILPNAKIVDARRHPLACCFSGFKQHFARGQHFTYSLEDIGRYYRDYVEWMAHVDQVLPGRVHRVIYERMVDEFEPEVRRLLDACALPFDARCLRFHETERAVRTASSEQVRRPIYSEGKDQWRNFAEYLGPLERTLGPVLSAYPATPYDGFGVRLTTRLNEWRNR; encoded by the coding sequence CGCGTGGTTCCGCAGCAGCCGCAGGCGGAGCTGATCCTCGCCTGCGCGCGTCGCGGCCTCGGCGACGCGAAGGGCGCGCTCGAAGTGTTGGGTCCGCTGACGGATCGGGAGCCGCGCCTCGCCGCCGCACACTACGAGCACGGCCTCGCGCTCGGGATGGCCGGGCAGGGCGAGGCCGCGGTGCGCGCGCTTGAGTGCGCGGTGGCGCTCGACCCGCGCATCACGGACGCGTGGCGCGCGCTCGGTGATCACCGAAGCGCGCTCGGCGACGATGCGGGCGCCGACGCCGCGTACATGAAGCACGTGCAGGCCGCGACGCGCGATCCGCGCCTGCTCGAAGCCGCGGCGGCGCTCGTCGAGAACAAGCTCCCCGTCGCCGAGATGCTGCTGCGCGAGCACCTGAAGCGCCGCCCCACCGACATGCCCGCGATCCGCATGTTCGCCGAGGTGGCGTCGCGGCTCTCGCGCTACGGCGACGCCGAGAAGCTGCTCACGCGCTGTCTCGAGCTCGCGCCGAGCTTCACGCAGGCGCGCATGAACCTCGCGTTCGTGCTGAATCGCGCGGGCAAGCCCGCCGAGGCGCTCGCGCAGGTCGAGCACTTGTTGCGGAGCGACCGGCGCAATCCCGCGTACCGCAACCTCAAGGCCGGCATTCTCGCGCGGCTCGGCGAAGCGGACGCGGCGGCCGATCTCTACGCGGGCGTGCTCGCCGAGTACGACGGCCACCCGAAGATGTGGATGAGCTACGGCCATGCGCTCAAGACCGCGGGCCGCCAGCAGGACGCGATCGCCGCCTACCGGCGCGCCGTCTCGATCGCGCCGGATCTCGGCGAGGTGTGGTTCAGCCTCGCGAACCTGAAGACGGTGCGATTCGGTGCGGAAGACGTCGCCGCGATGGAGCGCGAAGCGGCGCGCGCGGAGCTCGGCATCGAAGACCGGCTCCACCTGGATTTCGCGCTGGGCAAGGCGTACGAGGATGCGCGGCAGTTCGAGCTGGCCTTCGAGCACTACGAGAGAGGCAATGCGCTGCGCCGCACGCTGATCCGCTACGACGCGCGCGAGACGACCGCGCTGGTCAAGCGCTCGAAGCAGTTCTTCACGCTCGAGCTCTTCGACGAGCTCGCGGGCGTGGGCTGCCCCGCGCCGGATCCGATCTTCATCGTGGGTCTGCCGCGCGCGGGCTCGACGCTGCTCGAGCAGATCCTCGCGAGCCATCCGCTCGTCGAGGGCACGCAGGAGCTACCGGACATCATCCAGATGGCGCGCGAGCTCGGCGGCAAGCGCTCGCACGCGGGCACGTCGAAGTATCCGGAGATTCTCGAGGATCTAGAGCCCGATGCGCTGCGCGAGCTGGGCGAGCGTTACCTGCGCCAGACGCGCGTTCAGCGCAAGACCGACCGGCCCTTCTTCATCGACAAGATGCCCAACAACTGGGCGCACGTGGGCTTCATCCAGCTGATCCTGCCGAACGCGAAGATCGTCGACGCGCGCAGGCATCCGCTCGCGTGCTGCTTCAGCGGATTCAAGCAGCACTTCGCGCGCGGCCAGCACTTCACGTACAGCCTCGAAGACATCGGCCGCTACTACCGCGACTACGTGGAGTGGATGGCGCACGTCGATCAGGTCTTGCCGGGGCGCGTTCATCGCGTCATCTATGAGCGGATGGTGGACGAGTTCGAGCCTGAGGTGCGCAGGCTGCTCGATGCGTGCGCGCTTCCATTCGACGCGCGCTGCCTGCGCTTCCACGAGACGGAGCGCGCCGTGCGCACCGCCAGCTCCGAGCAAGTGCGCCGCCCGATCTACAGCGAAGGCAAGGATCAGTGGCGGAACTTCGCCGAGTACTTGGGGCCGCTCGAGCGCACGCTCGGCCCCGTGCTCTCCGCTTACCCCGCGACGCCGTACGACGGCTTCGGTGTGCGGCTGACGACTCGACTCAACGAATGGAGAAACCGATGA